Proteins found in one Nostoc sp. NIES-3756 genomic segment:
- a CDS encoding metallophosphoesterase, with protein sequence MAGISWLHLSDWHQKGQDFDRDVVRDALINDIRKREKISPDLAKIDFIIFSGDVAYSGKKEEYEAAQKYLFDPVLEATGLPIERLFIIPGNHDIDRDAFELLSNSILKPFESNEQVNRWLTDNKKRDRLREPFEAYREFVTQYTHQTQPDYSSIRKLYINGKRVGLLGLNSALMAGRNKSPSGEVKDYGELIVGEPQFYDALKQLASFELRIAVLHHPLGWLAGFEQDLIRKRLQDKDGCHFLLCGHQHESEVYQVAGTTGNCVTIPAGSSYSNRDYHNGYNFVHLNLENSNGTVYLRRWSDKRNQWIKDIESAEDDGQVNFLLPQKEVVSLPPIPNESQGKRLTFEQDVKLKDHFTTLVAKLRSGLVVPFLGADINLCDRPKKPNEISYPWGWEPSNDYPPTNVELAAYLDKSQEYLKTVRCPLCDTETLPSDCPMMAAIVTKVTRLDLQHVSQYLNVRLQGEETINQAINEISQHKYTPNCVHRFFAQFPRLMNERGYSSRIKTGVGSEATRYQLLVTTNFDSTLEQAFLEAKQPFDLVSYTVADENNDGQIFKQFVHQKFDHQTDKDQESPVVPQGEKEAIIPGTAPENLDFSLNERPVILKLYGPTEGQDIHRKSFAITEDHFIDYLAYGDSNPIHILPIPLLNKLKISHIWFLGYSLRYWHQRVILHRFWPQTEEIRRTWWAIHPKPGTLDKELWRANHVDLISEMSLENYLNELNKRL encoded by the coding sequence ATGGCAGGAATAAGTTGGCTTCATCTTTCAGACTGGCATCAGAAAGGACAAGATTTTGACAGGGACGTTGTACGTGATGCTTTAATTAATGACATTAGGAAGCGGGAAAAAATCAGTCCTGACTTGGCAAAAATTGATTTCATCATATTCAGTGGTGATGTGGCTTACTCTGGCAAGAAGGAAGAATATGAGGCAGCACAAAAATATTTATTCGACCCTGTGCTGGAAGCAACTGGGCTACCTATTGAGCGGTTATTTATCATACCTGGCAATCATGACATTGATCGCGATGCTTTTGAATTGTTATCAAATTCTATCCTCAAGCCCTTTGAATCCAATGAGCAGGTCAATAGATGGCTAACTGATAACAAAAAACGCGATCGCCTGCGAGAACCCTTTGAAGCTTATAGGGAATTTGTTACTCAATATACACATCAGACTCAACCCGACTACAGCAGTATCCGCAAACTGTATATTAATGGGAAACGGGTGGGCTTACTTGGACTTAACTCGGCTTTAATGGCTGGGCGCAATAAAAGCCCAAGCGGAGAAGTCAAAGACTACGGAGAATTAATTGTCGGAGAACCGCAATTTTATGATGCTCTCAAGCAATTAGCTAGTTTTGAATTGCGGATTGCGGTTCTGCATCATCCGTTAGGATGGCTAGCTGGATTTGAACAGGATCTAATTAGAAAACGTCTTCAAGATAAAGATGGGTGTCATTTTCTTCTTTGTGGTCACCAGCATGAATCTGAAGTCTATCAAGTAGCTGGAACGACCGGAAATTGTGTCACTATCCCAGCTGGTTCCAGTTACAGCAATCGTGATTATCACAATGGTTACAATTTTGTACACCTTAATCTGGAAAATAGCAACGGAACTGTATATTTACGTCGCTGGAGTGATAAAAGAAATCAATGGATTAAAGATATAGAATCTGCTGAGGATGATGGACAAGTAAATTTTTTACTTCCCCAGAAAGAGGTTGTATCCTTACCTCCAATACCAAATGAATCTCAAGGAAAACGACTAACATTTGAACAAGATGTAAAACTCAAAGACCACTTTACAACATTAGTTGCAAAGCTCAGAAGTGGCTTAGTAGTACCTTTTTTAGGCGCAGACATCAACTTATGCGATCGCCCCAAAAAACCGAATGAGATATCATACCCTTGGGGTTGGGAACCAAGCAACGATTATCCACCTACTAACGTTGAACTCGCCGCTTATCTAGACAAGAGCCAAGAATACTTAAAAACTGTTCGCTGTCCATTATGCGACACAGAAACTTTACCTTCTGATTGTCCAATGATGGCGGCAATTGTCACTAAAGTCACTAGATTGGATCTACAGCATGTGTCGCAATACTTAAATGTTCGTCTTCAAGGTGAGGAGACAATCAACCAGGCAATCAATGAAATTTCTCAACATAAATATACCCCTAACTGTGTGCATAGATTTTTCGCACAATTTCCTCGCCTCATGAATGAGAGGGGCTATTCTTCTCGGATCAAAACTGGGGTTGGCAGCGAAGCTACACGCTATCAGTTGTTAGTAACGACTAACTTTGACAGTACATTAGAACAAGCTTTTTTAGAAGCCAAACAGCCGTTTGACTTGGTATCTTACACCGTAGCAGACGAAAATAATGACGGTCAAATCTTTAAGCAGTTTGTGCATCAAAAGTTTGACCATCAAACTGACAAAGATCAGGAATCACCAGTAGTTCCTCAAGGAGAAAAAGAAGCAATTATACCAGGAACAGCCCCCGAAAATCTGGATTTTTCACTCAACGAGCGTCCTGTCATCTTAAAACTTTATGGGCCTACTGAAGGTCAGGACATTCATAGAAAAAGCTTTGCTATTACTGAAGACCATTTCATCGACTATTTAGCTTATGGTGACAGCAACCCGATACACATCCTGCCAATTCCACTGTTAAATAAACTCAAGATAAGCCATATTTGGTTTTTAGGATACAGTCTTCGCTACTGGCATCAGCGTGTAATTTTACACCGTTTTTGGCCGCAAACAGAAGAAATACGCAGAACTTGGTGGGCAATTCACCCCAAACCTGGCACTTTAGATAAAGAACTTTGGCGTGCTAATCATGTAGACCTTATCAGTGAAATGTCCTTGGAAAATTATCTCAACGAACTGAACAAACGTTTATAG
- a CDS encoding ABC transporter ATP-binding protein has translation MVKELAIRTCGLTKQFERHLAVNNVDLEIQAGEVYGLIGPNGAGKTTLIRMLAAAEEPTTGEIYINGEQLRLDKSNPTLKRRLGYLPDDYPLYEDLTVWDYLDYFARLYRLREPRRTQRLHEVLELIQLENKRKSRISTLSRGMKQRLSLARTIIHEPIVLFLDEPVSGLDPIARMQFRQIIKALQEAGMTILISSHVLSDLAELCTSVGIMELGFLVESASLKELYQRLSQQQIVLSTLDNLELLVSELKHHPLVGDLELIPDKSSVRVSFSGTQEDCAELLRSLIISGISITDFHCTQEDLESIFLKLGHKQAS, from the coding sequence ATGGTAAAAGAATTAGCTATTCGTACCTGTGGGTTAACTAAGCAATTTGAAAGACACTTGGCTGTCAATAATGTTGATTTAGAAATTCAAGCAGGTGAAGTATATGGACTAATTGGGCCGAATGGTGCAGGGAAGACTACTCTCATCCGGATGTTAGCAGCAGCTGAAGAACCTACTACGGGTGAGATTTATATTAACGGTGAACAGCTACGACTCGACAAGAGTAACCCCACTCTCAAGCGTCGTCTTGGCTACTTACCCGATGACTATCCCTTATACGAAGATTTAACTGTCTGGGATTACTTAGATTATTTTGCACGGCTGTATCGTTTACGCGAACCACGCCGCACTCAACGGCTACACGAAGTTTTGGAACTGATACAACTAGAAAATAAACGCAAAAGTAGAATTTCTACCCTATCGCGGGGGATGAAACAGCGTTTGAGTTTAGCGCGGACAATTATTCACGAACCCATTGTACTGTTTTTAGATGAGCCTGTTTCTGGGCTTGACCCGATCGCCAGGATGCAGTTTCGGCAAATTATCAAGGCTTTACAAGAAGCTGGGATGACTATCTTAATTTCTTCTCATGTTTTGAGTGATTTAGCCGAACTTTGTACTTCTGTCGGCATTATGGAGTTGGGTTTCTTGGTAGAAAGTGCTTCACTCAAAGAACTTTATCAACGTTTGTCGCAGCAACAGATTGTGTTATCAACTTTAGATAATTTAGAGTTGCTGGTAAGTGAATTAAAGCATCATCCCTTAGTAGGAGATTTAGAGTTAATTCCCGATAAAAGCAGCGTGCGGGTTAGTTTTTCTGGGACTCAAGAAGATTGTGCAGAATTATTGCGATCGCTCATTATATCCGGCATCTCTATCACCGATTTTCACTGCACTCAAGAAGACTTAGAAAGTATTTTCTTAAAGTTAGGACACAAACAAGCTTCTTAA
- a CDS encoding ATP-binding cassette domain-containing protein, with translation MSKTNPATIEFHNVTLSRNNRPLVSHLNFTIYQGEALVLLGRSGSGKTTTMKLINRLFTPTQGEVLFTGKPTTQWDEIKLRRKIGYVIQETGLFPHFSVERNVGLVPSLEGWQPKQIKTRVYELLHLVGLDPAQFAQRYPHELSGGQRQRVGVARALAADPPVLLMDEPFGALDPITRLELQQEFRRLQQDLGKTVVFVTHDIQEAFVLASRIGLMYGGELVVLGTKDEFMASQHPESLAFLQCLRTFQAS, from the coding sequence ATGTCAAAAACTAACCCTGCCACAATTGAATTTCATAATGTCACACTTAGCCGTAACAATCGTCCTTTAGTATCTCATCTCAACTTCACCATCTACCAAGGAGAAGCATTAGTGTTACTTGGGCGTAGTGGTAGCGGTAAAACTACTACCATGAAGTTAATTAATCGCCTTTTTACTCCCACTCAAGGCGAAGTTTTATTTACAGGAAAACCCACAACACAATGGGATGAAATTAAACTGCGGCGTAAGATTGGTTATGTAATTCAAGAAACGGGCTTATTTCCCCATTTTAGCGTCGAACGCAATGTAGGTTTAGTCCCTAGTTTAGAAGGTTGGCAACCTAAACAAATTAAAACGCGGGTTTATGAATTGCTGCATCTGGTAGGCTTAGATCCTGCACAATTTGCTCAACGTTATCCTCATGAATTATCGGGAGGGCAAAGGCAAAGAGTAGGCGTAGCTAGGGCTTTAGCCGCAGATCCTCCAGTGTTGCTGATGGATGAACCTTTCGGCGCACTCGATCCCATCACACGCCTAGAACTACAACAAGAGTTTCGGCGTTTACAACAAGATTTAGGTAAGACGGTGGTGTTTGTTACCCATGATATTCAAGAAGCCTTTGTTTTAGCCTCACGAATTGGTTTAATGTATGGGGGAGAATTAGTAGTATTAGGAACCAAGGATGAATTTATGGCTTCCCAACATCCAGAAAGTCTAGCCTTCCTGCAATGTCTGCGTACCTTCCAAGCCAGTTAA
- a CDS encoding alpha/beta hydrolase → MKRFLKYLSLGLLSTVLTAKPGLSAERISLFYPPFGEFSLPVDSLETFAKEGKVDSDLQFYAQRVTPEQLTQLREFLQQRFKVTPTLISQVTYSPIGEQVLQRLGNIVQTDSRQNGFYALRGALILSAAQPQGLSVINVLRNFPSTNVRLNFSEGVRVVNDLSQLTRTRDKVFASLQQDILAQTIIANQNVPQLPDLRSPGKFRWQIATFTLNDPQRDRTLPVDLYLPQTTTASQGQPPFPLVVISHGIASDRYSFIYLAEHLASYGFAVAVLEHPGSNAKRFEQYFAGLAGPPQPREFIDRPLDIKILLDELQRLEQSDSRLGGKLNFQQVAAIGQSFGGYTVLSLGGAKINFSQLNQECNPENSSLNVSLLLQCEANQLPPQDYQLQDSRIKAVIAINPITSAVFGESGISQMKLPVMVVAGSQDIFAPPVAEQIRPFTWFPNPNKDLVLIENATHFTLIGDSPQGNNVLPVPSGLLGPERTAAYSYLNALSVAFLQANLLNRAEYRAYLQPTYTQSISRFPLNLSILQSLNNEELTRIVGRK, encoded by the coding sequence ATGAAAAGGTTTTTGAAGTATCTGAGTCTAGGTTTACTGTCCACTGTTTTGACCGCTAAACCAGGTTTAAGTGCTGAACGTATCAGCCTTTTTTACCCGCCTTTTGGGGAATTTTCTCTCCCTGTTGATTCGTTAGAAACTTTTGCTAAGGAAGGAAAGGTTGATAGTGATTTACAATTTTATGCTCAACGTGTAACTCCTGAACAACTGACTCAATTACGGGAATTTCTTCAGCAACGTTTTAAAGTAACGCCTACTTTAATCTCTCAGGTTACTTACTCACCCATCGGTGAACAGGTATTGCAAAGATTAGGCAATATAGTACAGACTGATTCTCGCCAGAATGGTTTTTATGCTTTGCGTGGCGCACTAATTTTATCTGCTGCGCAACCACAAGGTTTATCAGTTATTAATGTACTGCGTAATTTTCCTAGCACTAATGTGCGGCTGAATTTCTCAGAAGGAGTGCGAGTAGTTAATGACTTATCGCAGTTGACTAGAACTAGGGATAAAGTTTTTGCTTCTCTACAACAAGACATCTTAGCCCAAACTATTATTGCTAATCAGAATGTACCTCAATTGCCAGATTTACGATCGCCTGGAAAATTCCGTTGGCAAATAGCCACCTTTACTCTCAATGATCCTCAGCGCGATCGCACTTTACCAGTAGATTTATATTTACCCCAAACAACTACAGCTAGTCAAGGACAGCCACCTTTTCCCCTAGTTGTCATTTCTCACGGCATCGCTTCAGACCGCTATAGTTTTATTTACCTAGCAGAACATTTAGCATCCTACGGTTTTGCTGTTGCTGTATTAGAACATCCTGGGAGTAACGCTAAACGCTTTGAACAATATTTTGCAGGTTTGGCAGGGCCGCCACAACCAAGGGAATTTATTGATCGGCCTTTAGATATTAAAATTCTCCTAGATGAACTCCAGCGTTTGGAACAATCTGATTCTAGACTTGGGGGTAAACTTAATTTCCAACAAGTTGCAGCGATCGGTCAATCCTTTGGCGGTTATACAGTGTTGTCCTTGGGAGGGGCAAAGATTAACTTTAGCCAACTCAACCAAGAGTGTAACCCCGAAAATTCTAGCTTGAATGTCTCGCTATTGTTGCAGTGTGAGGCAAATCAGTTACCTCCACAAGATTATCAGTTGCAAGATAGCCGAATTAAAGCAGTCATTGCCATTAATCCGATTACGAGTGCTGTTTTTGGTGAAAGTGGTATTAGTCAGATGAAACTACCTGTGATGGTAGTAGCAGGTAGCCAAGATATTTTCGCCCCACCAGTAGCCGAACAAATTCGCCCCTTTACTTGGTTTCCTAACCCCAACAAAGATTTAGTCTTAATTGAAAATGCCACCCATTTCACCCTCATCGGTGACTCACCTCAAGGAAATAATGTCCTACCTGTACCAAGCGGTTTACTTGGCCCTGAAAGGACTGCGGCTTATTCCTATCTCAACGCTTTAAGTGTGGCTTTCCTTCAAGCCAATCTACTCAATCGTGCTGAATATCGTGCTTACTTACAACCTACTTACACCCAATCGATAAGTCGTTTTCCTTTGAATCTCAGCATTTTACAGTCGTTGAATAACGAAGAATTGACGCGAATTGTAGGTAGGAAATAG
- a CDS encoding WD40 domain-containing protein, which produces MYFDGIEIPAPYRGLVPYSQTDSLFFFGREKEQQIIIQNLRTSRLTVLYGDSGVGKSSLLRAGVAYHLRQSAQENFEKTGKPGCAVIVFPPLKGEIKDRLSWEDPITGIEEQLELEITNLFKSISPHEVKEQFKQAIADILKNKPVPPLEKPSFADTLKAWIKVIRQEDENGRLFIILDQFEDYFDLLSEGLGDTFAGEFSQAVNDSKLQVHFLISIRQDALAKLDYFKGRIFRNLLDNRLAIKHLNWQSAQDAIEKAIDEYNRQQIILNNLFTSRLTVLYGDSNAGKTSVFRDGIDYYIRQAAKQNLEKFGKPKFAVTIFNSWHEDQLLTKLLMQIAADIQHLGNIQPPQSGLTFIETLKEWTTLIEYEGNGKLFIILDQFEEYFLNHYQQPLTRTFAEELFHAINHPALNVHFLICIHEQSLSQLNIFQESIAKYCQYYLHLFLDSVSIETIEGKLLESATIPSIKDKLVSIEKPDLITAVLNDIKSQQAQSEVLSEERIASPYLQLIMLRLWNQEITSDPPSRMLKKKTYTDLGRAKQIVRDHLDTKLEESYVDLNIDQSTSYHLFYYLVTPSGDKLALKPHDLLHYVNEEANLTEKLNSHIIHQWLTKLSQGESRILRPLAADRYEIFLDVLADDISERLQRQRKIKEIEQMAKDALLQFEFSQLEALLTVMRAGQEFQNNIQEGLLPKDCHAPELKTALQYILDNIQEQNQFPAHVECIHSISFSPDGALLATGSDDGTARLWDLQGNLQQEFIGHQDWVLSVDFSPDRKYLATGSRDGTARLWDLQGNLQQEFTGHQDWVLSVRFSPDGKYLATSSSDSTVRLWNLQGNLQQEFTDHQGWVWSVSFSPPDGKYLATASSDGHVCLWDLQNNSWEKFQVNKGTVHSISFCPPDGKYFATASSDGNVCLWDLQGNLHQEFIGHQFWVYCVSFSPDGQHLATGSADGTARLWNLQGNQLAEFKEHKGFIWSVSFHPNGQHLATSSADGIVCLWNLTNKYLARFKGHKGIVWSISFSPDGYYLATSSSDSTARLWDLQGNGIGNFLQASDGLILSVSFSPDGKTLATGSEDGTACLWDLQGNLLQEFGHKGWVWSVSFSPDGQHLATGSADGTARLWNLQGKLLQEFKHTNPVWSVSFSPDGQILATGSADNTAYLWDLQGKLLQVFQGHKNWVWSVSFSPNGKMLATGSADSTARLWDLQGKLVQEFKGYKNWVWSVSFSPDGQMLATGSADGTAYLYNLQGQLIQKFTYREGAVYSVSFSPDGQMLATTSVNGTVQLWSIENFESLLARGCNWLKDYFANHSYPRKDFKVYKNTYSSS; this is translated from the coding sequence ATGTATTTTGATGGTATTGAGATTCCTGCTCCCTACAGAGGGCTAGTTCCTTACTCACAAACTGATAGTTTATTCTTTTTTGGGCGAGAAAAAGAGCAACAAATTATCATTCAAAATCTGCGAACCTCACGATTGACGGTTTTGTATGGTGATAGCGGGGTAGGTAAAAGTTCTCTCCTGCGAGCAGGTGTTGCCTATCATCTGCGTCAGTCTGCCCAAGAAAATTTTGAGAAAACTGGTAAACCAGGATGTGCAGTGATAGTTTTTCCGCCATTAAAAGGAGAAATAAAAGATAGGTTATCTTGGGAAGATCCGATAACTGGGATTGAGGAACAATTAGAATTAGAAATCACCAACTTGTTCAAAAGTATATCGCCACATGAGGTCAAGGAGCAGTTTAAACAAGCGATCGCAGATATTCTCAAAAATAAACCTGTACCCCCTTTAGAAAAACCATCTTTCGCTGATACTTTAAAGGCTTGGATCAAGGTAATCCGGCAAGAAGATGAAAACGGTAGGCTATTTATTATCCTTGATCAGTTTGAGGATTATTTCGATTTATTAAGCGAAGGGCTGGGAGACACCTTTGCTGGTGAGTTTTCTCAGGCTGTCAATGACTCCAAATTACAAGTTCATTTCCTGATTTCCATTCGTCAGGATGCCCTAGCTAAACTTGACTATTTTAAGGGTCGTATTTTTCGTAATTTATTAGATAATCGCCTAGCCATCAAACATCTTAATTGGCAATCTGCTCAAGATGCGATCGAGAAAGCAATTGATGAATATAATCGACAGCAAATCATCCTAAACAACTTGTTTACCTCACGCTTGACTGTACTCTATGGTGACAGCAATGCAGGTAAGACTTCTGTTTTTCGAGATGGTATAGATTATTATATCAGACAAGCAGCAAAACAAAATCTAGAAAAATTTGGCAAGCCCAAGTTTGCAGTTACTATTTTTAATTCCTGGCATGAAGACCAGCTATTAACTAAGTTATTGATGCAAATAGCAGCAGATATTCAGCATCTTGGGAATATTCAACCTCCCCAATCAGGGCTAACATTCATAGAAACTTTAAAAGAATGGACAACGCTCATTGAGTATGAAGGAAATGGCAAACTATTCATTATTCTTGACCAATTCGAGGAGTATTTCTTAAATCACTACCAACAACCATTAACAAGAACATTTGCCGAAGAGTTATTTCATGCCATCAACCATCCCGCGCTTAATGTCCATTTCCTTATTTGTATTCATGAGCAAAGTCTTTCTCAATTGAATATTTTCCAAGAAAGTATTGCTAAGTACTGTCAATATTATCTACATCTGTTTCTAGACTCTGTAAGCATCGAAACGATTGAAGGAAAGTTATTAGAGTCTGCGACTATTCCATCTATCAAGGACAAATTAGTTAGTATTGAAAAACCAGATTTAATCACAGCAGTTTTAAATGATATCAAGTCTCAACAAGCTCAATCAGAAGTGCTATCAGAAGAAAGAATTGCATCCCCTTATTTGCAACTGATAATGCTTCGTTTATGGAACCAGGAAATCACATCTGATCCCCCCTCGCGTATGCTTAAGAAAAAGACATACACTGACTTAGGAAGAGCTAAACAAATTGTCAGAGATCATCTAGATACAAAACTGGAGGAGTCATATGTCGATCTAAATATTGATCAAAGTACTTCTTATCATCTTTTTTACTATTTAGTTACACCTTCTGGAGACAAACTGGCCCTCAAACCTCATGATTTACTTCATTACGTCAACGAAGAAGCAAACTTAACTGAAAAACTTAATTCTCACATCATTCATCAATGGTTAACTAAACTTAGTCAAGGAGAGTCACGGATTCTCCGCCCGTTAGCTGCTGACCGCTATGAAATTTTCTTAGACGTTTTGGCTGATGACATCTCGGAGCGACTACAGCGTCAACGCAAAATCAAAGAAATTGAGCAGATGGCAAAAGATGCTTTGCTACAGTTTGAGTTTTCTCAGCTAGAAGCATTGTTAACAGTAATGAGGGCTGGACAAGAATTTCAAAATAATATTCAAGAGGGACTCTTACCTAAAGACTGTCATGCTCCCGAATTAAAAACTGCATTGCAGTATATTCTTGACAATATACAAGAGCAGAATCAATTTCCAGCACACGTAGAATGCATCCATAGTATCAGTTTTAGCCCGGATGGAGCATTGCTAGCTACAGGCTCAGACGACGGTACAGCCCGTTTGTGGGACTTACAGGGTAATCTACAGCAAGAATTTATAGGTCATCAGGACTGGGTTTTGAGCGTTGATTTTAGCCCTGATAGGAAGTATCTCGCTACAGGCTCCAGGGACGGTACAGCCCGTTTGTGGGACTTACAGGGTAATCTACAGCAAGAATTTACAGGCCATCAAGATTGGGTTTTAAGCGTCCGTTTTAGCCCTGATGGAAAGTACCTCGCTACAAGCTCCTCTGACAGTACAGTCCGCCTATGGAACTTACAGGGCAATCTACAGCAAGAATTTACCGATCATCAAGGCTGGGTCTGGAGCGTTAGTTTTAGTCCACCGGATGGAAAGTATCTTGCTACTGCCTCATCTGACGGTCATGTCTGCTTGTGGGATTTACAAAATAACTCTTGGGAGAAATTTCAAGTCAATAAGGGTACAGTCCATAGCATTAGTTTTTGTCCACCGGATGGAAAGTATTTTGCTACTGCCTCATCTGACGGTAATGTCTGCTTGTGGGACTTGCAAGGCAATCTACATCAAGAATTTATAGGGCATCAGTTTTGGGTATATTGCGTCAGTTTTAGTCCTGATGGTCAGCACCTTGCTACTGGCTCTGCTGACGGTACAGCCCGCCTGTGGAACTTACAAGGCAATCAGTTGGCTGAATTTAAAGAACATAAAGGCTTTATTTGGAGTGTTAGTTTCCACCCCAATGGTCAGCACCTCGCCACTAGCTCTGCTGACGGTATAGTTTGCCTGTGGAACTTAACAAACAAATATTTAGCCAGATTTAAAGGACACAAGGGTATAGTTTGGAGTATCAGTTTTAGCCCTGATGGCTATTACCTCGCCACTAGCTCATCTGATAGCACTGCCCGCTTATGGGACTTACAAGGCAATGGAATTGGTAATTTCTTACAAGCTAGTGATGGCCTGATCTTGAGCGTTAGTTTTAGTCCAGATGGAAAAACACTGGCCACTGGCTCAGAAGATGGTACGGCCTGTCTGTGGGACTTACAAGGCAACTTACTACAAGAATTTGGTCATAAAGGCTGGGTTTGGAGTGTTAGTTTCAGCCCCGATGGACAGCATCTCGCCACTGGTTCTGCGGATGGTACGGCGCGCCTGTGGAACTTGCAAGGCAAATTACTACAAGAATTTAAACACACTAATCCAGTTTGGAGCGTCAGTTTTAGCCCTGATGGACAGATACTAGCCACTGGTTCTGCCGATAATACTGCCTACCTGTGGGATTTGCAAGGTAAGTTATTACAAGTATTCCAAGGTCATAAGAACTGGGTCTGGAGTGTCAGTTTCAGTCCTAATGGAAAGATGTTAGCCACTGGTTCTGCTGATAGTACAGCCCGCCTATGGGACTTACAGGGAAAATTAGTGCAAGAATTCAAAGGTTACAAGAACTGGGTCTGGAGTGTCAGTTTTAGCCCTGATGGACAAATGCTAGCCACAGGTTCTGCCGATGGTACAGCATACCTGTATAATTTACAGGGACAATTAATACAAAAATTTACATATCGTGAGGGAGCGGTTTATAGTGTCAGTTTCAGTCCCGATGGGCAGATGCTAGCTACAACTTCCGTCAATGGAACTGTTCAGCTATGGTCAATTGAAAATTTTGAGAGTCTTTTGGCAAGAGGATGTAATTGGCTCAAGGACTATTTTGCCAACCATTCTTACCCTCGAAAAGATTTCAAGGTGTATAAAAACACATATAGTTCTTCCTAG
- a CDS encoding tRNA-dependent cyclodipeptide synthase, with translation MSIQQIQEFLNAQQIKYTTIYYSHTHTSQELTKYKHNLGIDLLESVLVEIDEQKIALIILPASLQANIGSLQAVLNTKKLRLIRQEEFKNLFPYCEFGTLPPFGEIYNIEVFWWQNLAKNQDVAFYAYSYAHLVRMKYVDFEKLVNPQRKIGFLTRPKYWVGIAAVIPQDAIQELDKYEHCFLGISLENESFSMAKLIGIADWISKKFKKCTVLIGDSIHRITLQINQGLQENQALNKALLLGREYIDNASAVFDIYKDTCIFNLICCSDIQKTEDYFKYYQQLQDDMKQEEEFASSVKYYASEFVINHLHKNSEEVMSYIELSCKYLIEEIAVFACLVKYDLSIMIYPGYLPKILLEKVGGHYPVTPDCLQQIIYVSLRLKGR, from the coding sequence ATGTCTATTCAGCAAATTCAAGAATTTCTCAACGCTCAACAAATTAAATACACAACAATTTATTATTCACATACTCATACCTCACAAGAACTTACAAAATATAAACATAATTTAGGAATAGATTTACTTGAGTCTGTATTAGTAGAAATTGACGAACAAAAAATAGCTTTGATTATTTTACCAGCTAGTTTACAAGCCAATATTGGCTCTCTACAAGCAGTCTTAAATACAAAAAAACTTAGATTAATCAGGCAGGAAGAATTTAAAAATTTATTTCCCTATTGCGAATTTGGAACACTTCCTCCTTTCGGAGAAATTTATAATATTGAGGTTTTTTGGTGGCAAAATTTAGCTAAAAATCAGGATGTGGCATTTTATGCTTATTCTTATGCTCATTTGGTCAGAATGAAGTATGTAGATTTTGAAAAACTAGTCAATCCTCAAAGGAAAATAGGATTTTTGACTAGACCAAAATATTGGGTAGGGATTGCAGCAGTTATTCCGCAGGATGCTATACAAGAACTTGATAAGTATGAACATTGTTTTTTAGGGATAAGTTTAGAAAATGAAAGTTTTTCAATGGCGAAATTAATAGGAATAGCAGATTGGATTAGTAAAAAATTTAAAAAATGCACTGTTTTGATTGGTGATAGCATACATCGAATTACGCTACAAATAAATCAAGGTTTACAGGAAAATCAGGCATTGAACAAGGCACTGCTTCTTGGAAGAGAATACATAGACAATGCAAGTGCTGTCTTTGATATTTACAAAGATACCTGTATCTTTAATCTAATTTGTTGCTCCGATATTCAAAAAACAGAAGATTATTTTAAATATTACCAACAATTACAGGATGATATGAAGCAAGAAGAAGAATTTGCTAGTTCAGTTAAATATTATGCTAGTGAGTTTGTTATTAATCATCTTCATAAAAATAGTGAAGAAGTTATGAGTTACATAGAACTTTCTTGCAAATATTTAATTGAAGAAATTGCAGTTTTTGCCTGTCTTGTTAAATACGATTTATCAATAATGATTTATCCAGGTTATTTACCTAAAATTTTACTAGAGAAAGTAGGAGGACATTATCCCGTTACGCCTGATTGTCTGCAACAAATCATCTATGTTTCTTTGCGTCTCAAAGGTAGATAA